From Phaeobacter sp. A36a-5a, the proteins below share one genomic window:
- the paaK gene encoding phenylacetate--CoA ligase PaaK translates to MEDLSPKKADLDPIEIASIDKIRDLQLTRLKWSLRHAYDNVPMYKARFDEAGVHPDDLQQLSDLAKFPFTYKNDLRDNYPFGLFAVPRSEIIRLHASSGTTGKPTVVGYTANDISNWADLVARSLRASGLRKGDMVHNAYGYGLFTGGLGAHYGIERLGATVVPMSGGQTEKQVGLITDFKPDGIMVTPSYMLNILEQYHKVGMDPRECSLKVGVFGAEPWTDAMRKEVEAAFDMHAVDIYGLSEIMGPGVANECVETKDGPVIWEDHFLPEIIDPQTGEVLPDGELGELVFTTLTKEGLPMVRYRTRDLTRLLPGTARTMRRMEKITGRSDDMIILRGVNVFPSQVEEQLLATGGLAPYYQIELYKSGRMDAMRVYVEANPDAADELSKTAAARMLTKRIKDMVGVSSEIIVGEPGSVERSQGKAKRVVDNRSKE, encoded by the coding sequence ATGGAAGACCTGAGCCCGAAGAAGGCTGATCTGGACCCGATCGAGATCGCCTCGATCGACAAAATCCGCGACCTTCAGCTCACGCGGCTGAAATGGTCGCTGCGTCACGCCTATGACAACGTGCCGATGTATAAGGCGCGCTTTGACGAGGCAGGGGTGCATCCCGACGATCTACAACAGCTCTCGGATCTGGCGAAGTTCCCCTTCACCTATAAGAACGACCTGCGGGACAACTACCCGTTCGGCCTGTTTGCGGTGCCGCGCAGTGAAATCATCCGCCTGCACGCGTCCTCCGGCACCACCGGCAAACCGACCGTTGTGGGCTATACGGCGAATGATATCAGCAACTGGGCCGATCTGGTGGCGCGCAGCTTGCGTGCCTCGGGCCTGCGCAAGGGTGACATGGTGCATAACGCCTACGGCTATGGCCTGTTCACCGGCGGCCTTGGCGCGCATTACGGGATCGAACGGCTGGGCGCCACTGTCGTTCCGATGTCGGGCGGGCAGACCGAAAAGCAGGTCGGGCTGATCACCGATTTCAAACCTGACGGCATCATGGTGACGCCCTCCTATATGCTCAACATTCTGGAGCAGTACCACAAGGTCGGCATGGATCCGCGCGAGTGCTCGCTCAAGGTGGGGGTGTTCGGGGCCGAACCCTGGACCGACGCGATGCGCAAGGAGGTCGAGGCGGCGTTTGACATGCATGCGGTCGATATCTACGGGCTCAGCGAAATCATGGGGCCGGGTGTCGCCAATGAATGCGTCGAGACCAAGGATGGCCCGGTGATCTGGGAGGACCACTTCCTGCCGGAGATCATTGACCCGCAGACCGGCGAGGTGCTGCCGGATGGCGAGCTGGGTGAGCTGGTGTTCACCACGCTGACCAAGGAAGGCCTGCCGATGGTGCGCTACCGCACCCGCGACCTGACCCGCCTGCTGCCGGGCACCGCGCGCACGATGCGGCGCATGGAGAAGATCACCGGCCGCAGCGACGACATGATCATCCTGCGCGGTGTCAATGTGTTCCCCAGCCAGGTCGAAGAGCAGCTCTTGGCCACCGGCGGGCTGGCGCCTTACTACCAGATTGAGCTGTATAAATCCGGCCGCATGGACGCGATGCGGGTTTATGTGGAGGCCAACCCGGATGCCGCCGACGAACTCAGCAAGACCGCAGCCGCGCGGATGCTGACCAAGCGGATCAAGGATATGGTTGGCGTCTCAAGCGAGATCATTGTAGGCGAGCCGGGATCGGTGGAGCGCAGCCAGGGCAAGGCCAAGCGCGTCGTCGACAACCGCAGCAAGGAGTAA
- the paaI gene encoding hydroxyphenylacetyl-CoA thioesterase PaaI produces the protein MTPKERAEKSAAAMWAEDHASKWAGMEITHVDEGEATLELTIAQHHCNGHGICHGGVTFMLADSAFAFACNSRNQSTVAQHNVISFTAPGRLGDTLIAKAREISLTGRSGIYDVTVTNQDGQQIAEFRGFSRAIKGQLFDD, from the coding sequence ATGACCCCGAAAGAACGTGCCGAGAAATCCGCCGCTGCCATGTGGGCCGAAGACCATGCGTCCAAATGGGCGGGGATGGAGATCACCCATGTGGATGAGGGCGAGGCCACGCTGGAGCTGACCATCGCCCAGCATCACTGCAACGGCCATGGCATCTGCCACGGCGGTGTTACCTTCATGCTGGCCGACAGCGCCTTTGCCTTTGCCTGCAACAGCCGCAACCAGTCGACCGTGGCGCAGCACAATGTGATCAGCTTCACCGCGCCCGGACGGCTGGGCGATACGCTGATCGCCAAGGCGCGCGAGATTTCCCTGACCGGGCGCAGCGGTATTTATGACGTGACAGTGACCAATCAGGACGGCCAGCAGATCGCCGAATTCCGGGGCTTTTCCCGGGCGATAAAGGGCCAGCTGTTTGATGACTAA
- the paaG gene encoding 2-(1,2-epoxy-1,2-dihydrophenyl)acetyl-CoA isomerase PaaG yields the protein MSETLLVKDHENWVEITLNRPDRLNSFNEEMHHALRAALEAARDSGARAVLLTGAGRGFCAGQDLGDRDPRKMDGPPDLGHTVRTFYAPLVNLIRSLDLPVICAVNGVAAGAGANLALACDVVLAAESAKFIQSFSKVGLIPDTGGSWHLPRLLGEARAKGLALTAEPLPAKKAEDWGLIWKALPDGDLMTEARAMAEKFANGPTLGLGLTKQCIQAAAVNTLSDHLEIEADAMKTCGESADYAEGVASFLEKRAPVFKGK from the coding sequence ATGTCTGAGACGCTGCTGGTGAAGGACCACGAAAACTGGGTGGAAATCACCCTGAACCGCCCGGACCGGCTGAACTCTTTCAACGAAGAGATGCACCACGCCTTGCGCGCCGCCCTTGAAGCCGCGCGCGACAGCGGCGCCCGTGCAGTGTTGCTGACCGGCGCTGGCCGTGGCTTTTGTGCAGGTCAGGATCTCGGCGACCGCGACCCGCGCAAGATGGATGGTCCCCCCGATCTTGGGCATACGGTGCGGACCTTTTACGCGCCACTTGTGAACCTCATCCGCTCGCTGGACCTCCCGGTGATCTGTGCCGTCAATGGCGTGGCGGCCGGGGCAGGGGCCAATCTGGCGCTGGCCTGCGACGTGGTGCTGGCGGCGGAAAGCGCCAAGTTCATCCAGTCGTTTTCCAAGGTCGGGCTGATCCCCGATACCGGCGGTAGCTGGCATCTGCCGCGGCTGCTGGGCGAGGCGCGCGCCAAGGGGCTGGCACTGACCGCCGAGCCGCTGCCGGCCAAGAAGGCCGAAGACTGGGGCCTGATCTGGAAGGCGCTGCCGGACGGCGACCTGATGACCGAGGCCCGCGCGATGGCAGAGAAATTCGCAAATGGCCCGACGCTGGGCCTGGGGCTGACCAAACAGTGCATTCAGGCGGCGGCGGTCAACACGCTGTCTGACCACCTGGAGATCGAGGCGGACGCGATGAAGACCTGCGGCGAAAGCGCCGATTATGCGGAAGGCGTCGCCAGCTTCCTGGAAAAACGCGCACCTGTGTTCAAGGGCAAATGA